In Desulfovibrio sp., the following are encoded in one genomic region:
- a CDS encoding UPF0280 family protein, translated as MIIHKDPDRAYRSLLQPAPGETSFNVVVEESDLRITTRQDLSHQIAQYLNAIRGELKNYILLHPAFATSLVPLPHDSNAPPLVRDMLHASRLCQVGPMAAVAGAVAQAVADRFVKDSPDILVENGGDIFMHSTRERTVALLAKPVQGARLALKLAPDQFPAALCGTSATIGHSLSFGKADLVTVMARRGALADAAATTLGNLAQGARQLPLVLERAQELSRFGVTGVFAQVEGKIGVWGDMELVVLE; from the coding sequence ATGATCATCCACAAAGACCCCGACAGGGCGTACCGTTCCCTGCTTCAGCCCGCTCCCGGAGAAACGAGCTTCAACGTCGTGGTTGAAGAGTCTGATTTGAGAATAACCACCCGGCAGGACCTTTCCCATCAGATTGCCCAGTACCTGAACGCCATCAGGGGCGAGCTGAAAAATTACATCCTGCTCCACCCCGCGTTCGCCACGTCCCTGGTGCCTCTGCCGCACGATTCAAACGCGCCGCCGCTTGTGCGGGACATGCTTCACGCCTCCCGCCTCTGCCAGGTGGGGCCCATGGCCGCGGTGGCGGGTGCGGTGGCCCAGGCGGTTGCCGACCGCTTCGTCAAGGATTCCCCCGACATTCTGGTGGAAAACGGCGGGGACATCTTCATGCATTCCACCCGGGAGCGGACCGTGGCCCTCTTGGCCAAGCCCGTGCAGGGAGCCCGCCTGGCGCTCAAGCTTGCTCCGGACCAATTTCCGGCGGCCCTGTGCGGAACATCCGCCACCATCGGCCACTCGCTCTCGTTCGGCAAGGCCGACCTGGTGACCGTGATGGCCCGCAGAGGAGCCCTTGCGGATGCCGCCGCCACCACCCTGGGCAACCTGGCGCAGGGTGCGCGGCAGCTCCCCCTCGTGCTTGAACGGGCCCAGGAACTCTCCAGGTTCGGTGTCACCGGCGTGTTCGCGCAGGTGGAGGGGAAAATCGGCGTTTGGGGGGATATGGAGCTGGTTGTTCTTGAATGA
- a CDS encoding tetratricopeptide repeat protein translates to MYTMSQLTQMVPPIAQPKLVASGIGVWVVWDGQLSPVLNQIFYDFGGFEQSQVEEQSLWFFFGDEVFKAFARLSSYARVNKLPLFIQTFPASLLVGNKFETSFTCPEEFLNQEVEASQDLEILIHPSFMPTVEGMTGLNIKEFPTREGLTPAGFGLMTTDAAVGYNSPLGWYYMLRPLGDPLDKNTAEGWRSIFSELQALLERLAIKHLSHEGYLIFGLDTVRALRIVTRELLQLEETIRTEDGGRKYWPCVMACVLKQGYHFNKDLPKRIKLDWQQLSPDYPHMSFKSALYLGRDFRVNDVRRSSGKLDIDDWCHISLTSHEQAGEGEGQVPFQLPANLLAGNDVTCFYCGLTNHSARQCPTKAIPDLNDDVWEDLSLVDMARLEEGGMSLNRELDGAGPEVMARLMEGQDIRGLLLRGVFELTFACQLRCLDRIWRSKGKTLPDGIADLAAPDDGEYLWNAVDMVRRCDDEGFENEISAGLAKHERGFQPRSIQGFHAMEQGDWSRAAYFWQEAARSAFSPLQHGWLAFLEGRAMEVQGDYQRAMGLYKQAKSECPKWMEPTYRMGVCLVKMGFTDQGLTELLGPLLGNPSLFNRILLDPELERGRVHILAALWKPWCEALAVRDEKATHLAELPELLKSWFRPDHPFLKEGLERAKFLRELAKINNYVSFYRVVKDYDKFQKDLNQTVEKEIAALNARLKELHVDLKNIHHEAAWFPFGKLLREFNKDFNACANKINWMHSTSLQVPANFRKSLDYVDEIDSAVVLLKARLVTLRIVRDSTLFVLLLGKSFMWLELLGLALSLVAVPGAIYLAQKTGQFWLAGLLETQKWQVQKGLLLIVSIVAMAIAAIKTAVSFEKKRAAIFKAREEMADKAQAKGKKKPEAVKQAKALPPGKGGAAKAQDAKKDAGKGKTKGK, encoded by the coding sequence ATGTACACGATGTCGCAGCTCACACAGATGGTGCCACCCATTGCGCAACCCAAGCTGGTTGCTTCAGGCATTGGTGTATGGGTCGTCTGGGATGGGCAACTTTCCCCTGTTCTGAATCAGATATTTTATGACTTTGGAGGTTTCGAGCAGAGCCAGGTAGAAGAACAATCCCTATGGTTCTTTTTCGGGGACGAAGTGTTCAAGGCTTTCGCGAGGCTTAGCAGTTATGCCCGGGTCAACAAGCTTCCCTTGTTCATTCAAACCTTTCCCGCGTCGCTTCTGGTCGGTAATAAATTCGAGACGTCCTTTACGTGCCCTGAAGAATTCCTGAACCAGGAGGTGGAGGCCTCCCAGGATCTGGAAATCCTTATCCATCCGAGTTTCATGCCCACAGTGGAAGGCATGACGGGGCTTAACATCAAGGAGTTTCCCACCAGGGAAGGACTGACCCCGGCCGGATTCGGACTCATGACCACGGACGCGGCGGTGGGCTACAACTCGCCCCTGGGCTGGTATTATATGCTGAGGCCCTTGGGGGACCCGCTCGATAAAAACACCGCCGAGGGGTGGCGCTCCATTTTCTCAGAGCTCCAGGCCCTGCTTGAACGGTTGGCCATCAAGCACCTCTCCCACGAAGGCTATCTCATCTTCGGCTTGGACACCGTCCGGGCACTGCGCATCGTAACGCGCGAGCTGCTCCAGCTCGAAGAGACCATCAGAACCGAGGACGGAGGAAGAAAATACTGGCCCTGCGTCATGGCCTGCGTGCTCAAACAAGGGTACCATTTCAACAAGGATTTGCCCAAGAGGATCAAGCTCGATTGGCAGCAGCTCTCCCCGGACTACCCGCACATGAGCTTCAAGTCGGCGCTCTACCTGGGCAGGGATTTCCGGGTGAACGACGTTCGCCGCTCTTCCGGGAAATTGGATATCGACGACTGGTGCCACATATCGCTCACCTCCCACGAGCAAGCCGGTGAAGGCGAGGGGCAGGTTCCTTTCCAGCTGCCGGCGAATCTCCTGGCCGGAAACGATGTCACCTGCTTCTATTGCGGTTTGACCAACCATTCCGCCAGACAATGCCCCACCAAGGCCATACCGGATTTGAACGACGATGTGTGGGAAGACTTGAGCCTGGTGGACATGGCCAGACTCGAGGAAGGCGGCATGAGCCTCAACCGGGAGCTGGACGGGGCCGGACCCGAGGTCATGGCCAGGCTCATGGAAGGCCAGGACATCCGGGGGCTCTTGCTGCGCGGTGTTTTCGAACTGACGTTCGCCTGCCAGCTCAGATGCCTGGACCGCATCTGGCGGAGCAAGGGCAAAACCCTCCCTGACGGCATTGCCGACCTGGCCGCTCCGGACGACGGAGAATACCTTTGGAACGCCGTGGACATGGTGCGCCGCTGCGACGACGAAGGTTTCGAAAACGAAATTTCAGCCGGTCTGGCCAAGCACGAACGTGGATTCCAGCCCCGCTCCATCCAGGGGTTCCATGCCATGGAACAGGGGGATTGGAGCAGGGCCGCCTATTTCTGGCAGGAGGCGGCGCGCAGCGCCTTCTCCCCCTTGCAGCACGGCTGGCTGGCCTTTCTCGAAGGCCGGGCCATGGAAGTGCAGGGGGATTACCAGCGGGCCATGGGCCTTTATAAACAAGCCAAGTCGGAATGCCCGAAGTGGATGGAGCCTACCTACCGCATGGGTGTCTGCCTGGTGAAGATGGGCTTCACCGATCAGGGACTCACCGAGTTGCTGGGCCCGTTGCTTGGAAATCCCAGCCTCTTCAACCGCATTCTGCTCGATCCCGAGTTGGAGCGGGGCCGCGTGCATATCCTTGCGGCCCTCTGGAAACCGTGGTGCGAGGCCTTGGCCGTAAGGGACGAGAAAGCCACCCATCTCGCGGAGCTGCCCGAACTTTTGAAAAGCTGGTTCAGGCCGGACCACCCCTTTCTGAAGGAAGGTCTCGAGCGGGCCAAATTCTTACGGGAACTCGCAAAAATCAATAACTACGTCAGCTTCTACCGGGTGGTGAAGGACTACGACAAGTTTCAGAAGGACTTGAATCAAACCGTTGAAAAGGAAATCGCCGCTTTAAACGCAAGGCTCAAAGAACTCCACGTTGATCTCAAAAACATTCATCACGAAGCGGCCTGGTTCCCGTTCGGCAAGCTGCTGCGCGAGTTCAACAAAGATTTCAATGCGTGCGCCAACAAAATCAATTGGATGCACAGCACGTCCCTCCAGGTCCCGGCCAACTTCCGGAAAAGCCTGGATTATGTCGATGAGATCGATTCGGCCGTGGTCCTCTTGAAAGCCAGACTGGTGACCTTGCGCATCGTGCGGGACTCCACGTTGTTTGTTCTCTTGCTGGGCAAAAGCTTCATGTGGCTGGAGCTCTTGGGCCTGGCGCTTTCCCTGGTCGCTGTGCCGGGGGCCATCTATCTTGCCCAGAAAACCGGGCAGTTCTGGCTGGCCGGTCTCTTGGAAACCCAGAAATGGCAGGTGCAGAAAGGCCTTTTGCTCATCGTGAGCATAGTGGCCATGGCCATTGCAGCGATAAAGACGGCGGTCAGCTTCGAGAAGAAAAGGGCCGCGATATTCAAGGCGCGCGAAGAAATGGCGGACAAGGCCCAGGCAAAAGGGAAAAAGAAGCCGGAAGCCGTCAAGCAGGCCAAAGCCTTGCCGCCGGGCAAAGGCGGCGCAGCAAAAGCGCAGGACGCGAAAAAGGACGCGGGGAAAGGCAAAACCAAGGGGAAGTGA
- a CDS encoding TusE/DsrC/DsvC family sulfur relay protein, with amino-acid sequence MATVEFKGKNFEVDEDGFLQRFEDWTTDWVEYVKESEGIKELSDEHNKVIEFLQDYYKKNGIAPMVRILSKVTGFKLKHIYELFPSGPGKGACKMAGLPKPTGCV; translated from the coding sequence ATGGCCACTGTTGAATTCAAGGGCAAAAACTTCGAGGTCGATGAAGACGGCTTCCTGCAGCGCTTTGAGGACTGGACCACCGACTGGGTTGAGTACGTGAAAGAGTCCGAAGGCATCAAGGAACTTTCCGACGAGCACAACAAGGTGATCGAGTTCTTGCAGGACTACTACAAGAAGAACGGCATCGCCCCCATGGTCCGCATCCTCTCGAAGGTGACCGGATTCAAGCTGAAGCACATCTACGAGCTGTTCCCCTCCGGACCCGGCAAGGGAGCTTGTAAGATGGCCGGCCTGCCCAAGCCCACCGGCTGCGTGTAG
- a CDS encoding YcaO-like family protein codes for MRKLQSTPKGYTSDSDKLCTPAQTVARVKELFASHGGILGELRRTDTGRLGIPVYLSICGPQARTVMPTRKQMGKGASPAQAEASALMELAERFSYFSFWARGENFVSATWSEAQALWPGKVMPISEILQSVDDTLAQEQAARLMDLLSWRFYPATRVKDGQEVMVPLDWFKKLNEFNGSSAGNCLEESILQGACELVERHVSAVIDREQTVLPTIRTADCSDPVLRELVEAFERNGVKLWLKDFSMNMPVPTVGALAYDPATLGLKSEIVFTAGTASSPVKAAVRAVTEIAQLAGDFETGSNYEASGLRKFTELDEIGWVVDGPETGLETLPNLERADMLYEIEAFAAGLADQGFTLYTVETTQPDLGACANYNFVPGFYFRERTPRASLGMFVGRMLAEEAPVEKAVPGLNVLAEICSGQPYLPFFQGLLAMRQGETGEAMTLFEKAETLQPDPEDGALTIFYRAYAHSQLDQWGKTEALLERAISMSPDVKEYYNLRGVARFKAGNFSDAAVDFEAALALDSGSAMDLANLGLCHKFLGHGEAAAEFLGKALEMDPGLDFARKHLDEIRPE; via the coding sequence ATGCGTAAGTTGCAAAGCACCCCCAAAGGGTACACGTCCGATTCCGACAAACTCTGCACCCCCGCCCAGACCGTGGCCAGGGTCAAAGAGCTCTTCGCCAGCCACGGGGGCATACTCGGCGAACTCAGGCGCACCGACACAGGGCGCCTGGGCATCCCGGTCTATTTGAGCATCTGCGGCCCCCAGGCGCGCACGGTAATGCCCACCCGCAAGCAGATGGGCAAAGGGGCTTCCCCGGCCCAGGCCGAGGCTTCCGCCCTGATGGAGCTGGCCGAGCGCTTCAGCTATTTCAGCTTCTGGGCCAGGGGGGAGAACTTTGTCAGCGCCACATGGTCCGAGGCCCAGGCCTTGTGGCCAGGCAAAGTCATGCCCATTTCGGAGATCCTTCAGTCCGTGGACGACACGCTTGCGCAAGAACAGGCCGCCAGGCTCATGGACCTTCTTTCCTGGCGTTTTTACCCGGCCACGCGTGTGAAGGATGGCCAGGAAGTCATGGTGCCCCTGGACTGGTTCAAGAAGCTCAACGAGTTCAACGGCTCCTCCGCCGGCAACTGCCTGGAGGAATCCATCCTGCAGGGCGCCTGCGAGCTGGTGGAACGCCATGTGAGCGCGGTGATCGACAGGGAGCAAACAGTTCTCCCCACCATCCGCACCGCAGATTGCTCCGACCCCGTGCTCCGGGAGCTGGTGGAAGCCTTCGAGCGAAACGGGGTCAAGCTGTGGCTCAAGGACTTCAGCATGAACATGCCCGTGCCCACCGTGGGCGCGTTGGCCTATGATCCCGCGACGCTCGGCTTAAAGAGCGAGATCGTGTTCACGGCCGGCACGGCGTCCTCGCCCGTCAAGGCCGCTGTCCGCGCCGTCACCGAGATCGCCCAGTTGGCGGGCGACTTCGAGACGGGCAGCAACTACGAAGCCTCCGGCCTGCGAAAATTTACGGAGCTTGATGAAATCGGTTGGGTCGTGGACGGACCGGAAACCGGCCTTGAAACCCTCCCCAACCTGGAGCGGGCCGACATGCTTTACGAGATCGAAGCGTTCGCGGCAGGCCTCGCGGATCAGGGCTTCACGCTCTACACCGTGGAAACAACCCAGCCGGACCTTGGCGCCTGCGCCAACTACAACTTCGTGCCGGGCTTTTACTTCCGCGAACGCACCCCCAGGGCCAGCCTGGGCATGTTCGTGGGGCGCATGCTGGCTGAGGAAGCGCCCGTGGAAAAGGCGGTTCCCGGTCTTAACGTTCTGGCGGAAATCTGTTCCGGCCAGCCCTACCTCCCGTTTTTCCAGGGACTTCTGGCCATGCGCCAAGGTGAGACCGGCGAGGCCATGACTCTCTTTGAAAAAGCCGAAACCCTGCAGCCCGACCCCGAGGACGGGGCGCTCACGATTTTTTACAGGGCCTACGCCCACTCCCAGTTGGACCAGTGGGGCAAGACCGAAGCGCTCCTTGAAAGAGCCATCAGCATGAGCCCGGACGTGAAGGAATATTACAACCTTCGCGGTGTGGCCCGCTTCAAGGCCGGGAATTTCTCCGATGCAGCGGTCGACTTCGAAGCGGCCCTGGCCCTTGATTCAGGCTCGGCCATGGACTTGGCCAACCTGGGACTGTGCCATAAGTTTCTCGGCCATGGCGAAGCGGCCGCGGAGTTTTTGGGCAAGGCATTGGAGATGGACCCGGGCCTTGATTTTGCTCGCAAACATCTCGATGAAATACGACCGGAATGA
- a CDS encoding methyltransferase, translating into MKNTSRILEIALSPTATLDDILALAGSRYPVGFETVTLGSMSFEMLQITDLPSYIDQLVETARPGEKVALPFWAKIWPASFPLALLASKLSPASGSTFLELGAGLGLCGLVAAKRGYRTLITDKEPEALLFIRACILKNDLSGMASPAYLDIAAPETSDLFDVIACSEALYLPELHAPLANFLASHLTPKPDSQILLSCDRCREAAPFFAQAQQDFQIQRTQSTCRSESGESQTCVLYRMRRRTNA; encoded by the coding sequence ATGAAGAACACATCGCGCATCCTTGAAATCGCCCTGTCCCCCACGGCCACCCTGGACGACATACTGGCCCTGGCCGGTTCGCGGTATCCTGTGGGCTTCGAGACCGTTACCCTCGGCAGCATGTCTTTCGAGATGCTCCAGATCACCGATCTGCCAAGCTACATTGACCAGCTGGTGGAGACCGCCCGGCCCGGCGAAAAGGTGGCCCTGCCCTTTTGGGCGAAAATCTGGCCCGCATCCTTTCCCCTGGCCCTGCTCGCATCCAAGCTTTCCCCGGCAAGCGGCTCCACGTTTCTGGAACTCGGCGCAGGACTCGGCTTGTGCGGTCTGGTTGCCGCGAAAAGGGGGTACAGGACCCTCATCACCGACAAGGAACCCGAGGCCCTGCTTTTCATCAGGGCCTGCATCTTAAAAAACGATCTGTCCGGCATGGCCAGCCCGGCATATTTGGACATCGCCGCTCCCGAGACTTCGGACCTGTTCGATGTCATAGCCTGCTCGGAAGCGCTGTACCTGCCGGAACTGCACGCCCCACTGGCCAATTTCCTGGCCAGCCATCTGACCCCGAAGCCGGATTCCCAAATTCTGCTCTCCTGCGACCGCTGCCGGGAGGCCGCGCCTTTTTTCGCACAAGCACAACAGGACTTCCAAATACAGCGCACGCAGTCCACCTGCCGTTCAGAGTCAGGAGAGTCCCAAACCTGCGTCCTTTACCGCATGCGGAGACGAACCAATGCGTAA
- the dksA gene encoding RNA polymerase-binding protein DksA gives MEQKDLDFFRQYMNDSLQDILKKGEETIEDMTDTVEVYADPADRATAESDRAFTLRLRDRERKLIRKIQEALERIEDGTYGICEECGEDISVARLKARPVTTLCIKCKARQEADEDLRGE, from the coding sequence ATGGAACAGAAAGATCTGGATTTCTTCCGGCAGTACATGAACGATTCTCTCCAGGACATCCTGAAAAAGGGTGAGGAGACCATCGAGGACATGACCGACACCGTCGAGGTGTACGCCGACCCCGCTGACCGGGCCACCGCCGAATCCGACAGGGCGTTCACGCTTCGCCTGCGCGACCGCGAGCGCAAGCTCATCCGCAAGATCCAGGAAGCCCTGGAGCGCATCGAGGACGGCACCTACGGAATCTGCGAGGAGTGCGGCGAGGACATCAGCGTCGCCAGGCTCAAGGCCAGGCCCGTCACCACTCTGTGCATCAAATGCAAGGCCCGCCAGGAGGCTGACGAGGATTTGCGGGGCGAGTAG
- a CDS encoding DUF814 domain-containing protein has protein sequence MDAAFFRFLGPELINVLGGVRFDTVFSPAPGFWTFVFSPPVSPTPESPPDCRFLLLRVHSRAGALLLSPTKPVNPPQPSAKVMWLRKRLRGRRVTGGACDWPTRRLALELTAGEGRYLFLSMDDDPTVLESLPEGFATGGNWNTPEEAAGDAACPRSIRRALEREEPEDRDGLLQAFKDGRSAGFFLAESQQEEGPLPWPAGRESVRYPTALAAGAAYGETSFFSALLPVDQEPKRAETRRKKRLALLDQDTQRLKGLEEQQLYGEAVAANLSALDPREKSAPMALEHPVHGVMTVPFDPSRTVLENMERFFKKAAKGRRGQVHVERLRLEAEQGVAPKAKTRPPQSVKKSVAPDRRSTIPLHRFTSSDGFLILRGKNSAANHKLLSELASPFDYWLHAEGGPGAHVIIKRDHPGKEVPETTLREAAVLAGLSSWRAADAKANVLYALASEVRKIKGAALGRVRLENAKTVLVELDPLLEARLRRDG, from the coding sequence ATGGACGCCGCGTTCTTCAGGTTCCTGGGGCCTGAACTCATAAACGTCCTTGGCGGCGTCCGCTTTGACACGGTCTTTAGTCCCGCTCCCGGCTTCTGGACTTTTGTCTTCTCTCCTCCGGTCAGCCCGACCCCAGAATCTCCACCCGATTGCCGCTTTCTGCTTCTTCGAGTTCATTCCCGGGCGGGTGCGCTGCTGCTCTCGCCCACAAAGCCCGTCAATCCCCCGCAACCCTCCGCCAAGGTGATGTGGCTGCGCAAGCGGTTGCGTGGTCGCAGGGTCACGGGCGGCGCGTGCGACTGGCCCACTAGGCGTCTGGCCCTGGAACTCACCGCTGGCGAGGGCCGGTATCTGTTTTTGTCCATGGATGACGACCCCACGGTGCTCGAAAGCCTGCCCGAAGGATTCGCCACCGGAGGCAACTGGAATACGCCGGAGGAAGCGGCCGGTGACGCCGCGTGCCCCCGAAGCATCCGCCGGGCTTTGGAACGCGAGGAGCCCGAAGACCGGGACGGCTTGCTTCAGGCATTTAAGGACGGGCGGAGCGCCGGCTTCTTCCTTGCTGAATCCCAGCAGGAAGAAGGACCGCTCCCCTGGCCGGCCGGCCGGGAATCCGTTCGCTACCCAACCGCTCTGGCTGCTGGCGCCGCCTATGGCGAAACCTCATTTTTCAGCGCGCTGCTCCCGGTGGACCAGGAACCCAAACGCGCCGAGACCAGGCGGAAGAAGCGCCTGGCCCTGCTGGATCAAGACACACAAAGGCTTAAGGGTTTGGAAGAACAGCAGCTGTATGGCGAAGCAGTGGCCGCCAATCTTTCCGCTTTGGATCCCAGGGAAAAGTCTGCCCCCATGGCCCTCGAGCATCCCGTGCACGGGGTGATGACCGTGCCGTTTGATCCGTCGCGTACGGTTCTTGAGAACATGGAGCGCTTTTTCAAGAAAGCGGCCAAGGGCAGGCGGGGCCAGGTTCATGTGGAGCGCCTGCGCCTGGAGGCGGAGCAGGGTGTCGCCCCGAAGGCCAAGACCCGCCCTCCGCAGAGTGTGAAAAAAAGCGTGGCACCGGACAGGCGATCCACGATTCCCCTGCACCGATTCACATCCTCGGACGGTTTTTTGATCCTTCGCGGCAAAAATAGCGCGGCCAACCACAAGCTCCTCTCCGAACTGGCCAGCCCGTTCGACTATTGGCTCCACGCCGAGGGCGGCCCCGGCGCGCACGTGATCATAAAAAGGGACCATCCCGGCAAGGAAGTCCCTGAGACGACTCTCAGGGAGGCCGCCGTGCTGGCCGGACTCTCCAGCTGGCGCGCGGCCGATGCCAAGGCGAACGTGCTCTACGCTTTGGCCAGCGAGGTCCGGAAGATCAAGGGTGCGGCGCTGGGGCGGGTGAGGCTTGAGAACGCCAAAACAGTGCTTGTTGAGCTTGATCCTTTGCTTGAGGCGCGGCTTCGCCGGGATGGGTGA